A genomic region of Caldicellulosiruptor acetigenus contains the following coding sequences:
- the pepF gene encoding oligoendopeptidase F, with the protein MKRVHLRKLLVFAVIFSFIVTTVIGFASEGVKKRSEIPDKYKWNLEDIYSSPEKWNEDLNKVLNYYIPKFQNYKGKLSDKNKLLECLKLRDEMMRIADKVYVYAHMKADENQADNKANEMRSKSETMYAQVSAAVSFIQPELLRLPEKTLKSYMQDKSFADYKMYLDAVLKQKPHTLSPEGEELLALAQDFAGSPYNIFTQLKYADLTFPKIKDDKGNEIQLTEASYGKYLESKDRDFRKRAFEGIYSSFDKVKNTLAATLTAEVKKNVFFAKARKYNSALEASLAQEFIPRSVYDNLIKAVNNNIKYLHKYVELRKKVLNLDKVHIYDMYVPLVANYEMNIDYEQAKNLILEGLKPLGNDYLKVLNIAFNNRWIDVFETENKYTGGYQWGAYDTHPYILMNYNNTMDSVLTLAHELGHAINSYYTNKTQKYINSNVPIFTAEVASTTNELLMINYLLKKAKSDDERLYLLNTLVENIRGTVYTQVMYAEFEKEIHERVEKGEALSAETLSDIWGSLMKKYYGDNFEVDKLATLWWARIPHFYMNFYVYKYATSMAAANEVVKNIEKGDTAKYIEFLKAGSSDYPINVLKKAGVDMTSTKPVDNLLTYFGQLVDEMEKILKKQGKI; encoded by the coding sequence ATGAAGAGAGTGCATTTAAGAAAACTTTTAGTCTTTGCTGTCATCTTCTCTTTTATTGTCACGACAGTTATTGGTTTTGCTTCTGAAGGTGTGAAAAAGAGAAGTGAGATTCCTGACAAGTACAAGTGGAATCTTGAAGACATCTATAGTTCACCAGAAAAATGGAATGAAGATCTAAACAAGGTTCTAAATTATTATATTCCTAAATTTCAAAACTATAAGGGTAAGCTTTCAGACAAAAATAAGCTACTTGAATGTTTAAAGTTAAGAGATGAAATGATGAGAATTGCAGATAAAGTCTACGTTTATGCTCATATGAAGGCTGATGAAAATCAGGCTGATAACAAGGCAAATGAAATGAGATCAAAATCTGAGACAATGTATGCGCAAGTCTCGGCAGCGGTTTCGTTTATCCAGCCAGAACTTTTGCGTTTGCCTGAAAAAACTTTAAAATCCTATATGCAAGATAAGAGTTTTGCAGATTATAAAATGTATCTGGATGCTGTTCTAAAGCAAAAGCCTCATACACTATCCCCAGAGGGTGAAGAATTATTAGCGTTAGCTCAGGATTTTGCAGGCTCACCATACAATATATTCACTCAGCTAAAGTATGCAGATTTAACATTCCCAAAGATTAAGGATGACAAGGGTAATGAGATTCAACTTACCGAGGCAAGCTATGGAAAGTATCTTGAGAGCAAGGACAGAGATTTCAGAAAAAGAGCATTTGAAGGTATATACTCCTCATTTGACAAAGTTAAAAATACATTGGCAGCTACATTGACTGCTGAGGTTAAGAAGAATGTGTTTTTTGCAAAGGCAAGAAAATATAATTCAGCATTAGAAGCTTCTTTAGCACAAGAATTTATTCCAAGGAGTGTTTATGATAATCTCATCAAGGCAGTCAATAACAATATTAAGTATTTGCATAAGTATGTAGAGCTCAGAAAGAAGGTACTTAATCTTGACAAAGTTCATATATATGATATGTATGTCCCGCTTGTAGCAAATTATGAAATGAACATTGATTATGAACAGGCGAAGAATTTAATTTTAGAGGGTTTAAAGCCCCTTGGGAATGATTATTTAAAGGTTTTAAACATTGCATTCAACAATAGATGGATAGACGTATTTGAGACCGAAAACAAGTACACAGGTGGATATCAATGGGGAGCGTATGATACGCATCCTTATATCCTTATGAATTATAATAACACTATGGATTCGGTATTAACCCTTGCTCATGAGCTTGGGCATGCTATAAATTCATACTATACAAACAAGACACAAAAGTATATAAATTCTAATGTGCCAATCTTCACAGCTGAGGTTGCTTCGACTACAAATGAGCTTCTCATGATAAATTATCTGCTTAAAAAAGCAAAAAGTGATGATGAAAGACTTTATCTTTTAAATACTCTTGTAGAAAATATAAGAGGTACTGTTTATACTCAGGTTATGTATGCTGAATTCGAGAAAGAAATTCATGAAAGAGTTGAAAAAGGCGAAGCACTTTCTGCAGAAACATTGAGTGACATTTGGGGTAGTTTAATGAAGAAGTATTACGGTGATAACTTTGAAGTTGATAAGCTTGCAACACTATGGTGGGCAAGGATACCACACTTTTACATGAACTTTTATGTTTACAAATATGCAACTTCTATGGCTGCTGCAAATGAGGTTGTAAAGAATATTGAAAAAGGCGATACTGCTAAATATATAGAGTTCTTAAAAGCTGGAAGTTCAGATTATCCAATCAATGTTCTTAAAAAAGCAGGT
- a CDS encoding tetratricopeptide repeat protein: MQRDLVLHYLESGNYEKAREVIQNILQEDPLNAEAYIQLSVIELESDNLKKAEDYAKEALRIDSNNKVAWAVLGQIYHHQKDYSQAERCYLQALKIDNVYVEVLACYSGLLIETGFIEKGLEILKYAKSLEPTNDLILENEFFVNLYNRNFEKANKTIKKLFASSGKIGSIYKLLVLYEVNRGNFKKAYNHAKLAWQEYPNDKDMLMVLEYLKMLNSPLLYFNRLFLKLPYELFYILFLGGFLLLSLIKMYILAAVWVIIFSFIYMMVFVMPSVYKFSKFVKKAFIRLFCKRKY; encoded by the coding sequence GTGCAGAGAGACCTTGTCTTGCATTATTTAGAAAGTGGAAATTATGAAAAAGCACGTGAAGTTATTCAAAACATTTTACAAGAAGACCCTTTAAATGCAGAAGCATATATTCAACTTTCAGTTATAGAATTGGAATCTGATAATCTGAAAAAAGCAGAAGATTATGCTAAAGAAGCTCTGAGAATTGATTCTAATAATAAAGTTGCATGGGCTGTTTTAGGGCAGATATATCACCATCAAAAAGATTATTCTCAGGCTGAGAGATGTTATTTGCAAGCTTTAAAGATAGATAATGTTTATGTAGAAGTCTTAGCTTGTTACAGCGGACTTTTGATTGAAACAGGTTTTATTGAAAAGGGCTTAGAAATTTTAAAATATGCCAAGTCTTTGGAACCCACAAATGATTTAATTTTAGAAAATGAATTTTTTGTAAATCTTTACAATAGAAATTTTGAAAAGGCTAACAAGACAATTAAAAAATTGTTTGCATCTTCAGGCAAAATTGGCAGTATATATAAGTTATTAGTTTTGTATGAAGTCAATAGAGGAAACTTCAAAAAGGCGTATAATCATGCTAAGCTTGCTTGGCAAGAATATCCAAATGACAAAGATATGCTTATGGTTTTGGAGTATTTGAAAATGCTTAACTCGCCTTTGCTATACTTTAACCGCCTCTTTTTGAAGTTACCATATGAATTATTTTATATCTTATTTTTGGGTGGTTTTTTGTTATTAAGTCTAATAAAAATGTATATACTGGCTGCTGTTTGGGTTATTATATTTAGCTTTATTTATATGATGGTATTTGTGATGCCGAGTGTATATAAATTTAGCAAATTTGTTAAAAAAGCTTTTATAAGATTATTTTGTAAAAGAAAATATTAA
- a CDS encoding ABC transporter ATP-binding protein, protein MKTENLTKEYSSKNGCFNINLEIEKPMVFGLLGPNGAGKSTLVKTLVGLLRPTRGKAFLLGKPFDDIVIKSKIGYLPENFKYPDWMTAYEVMEFHCQLLKMKNYKNEIYSLLEKVGIIEHKDKKIRLFSKGMQQRLGLAVSMLNRPEIIFLDEPTSALDPIGRIDVRNIIIELKNQGTTVFLNSHLLSEVEKVCDKVAIINNGYIVAMGTIDELTRKALKVTFVLDKVDSKLFEIISLKNINILNHSQTTLELELSSHEDVPILVEEFVRSGYKIYEVKKSQELENVFLQVIGEGYFDVGNNKILF, encoded by the coding sequence TTGAAAACAGAAAACCTTACAAAAGAGTATTCATCTAAAAACGGGTGCTTTAATATAAACCTTGAAATAGAAAAACCTATGGTCTTTGGCCTTTTAGGGCCAAATGGTGCTGGCAAAAGCACACTTGTAAAAACCCTTGTGGGGCTTTTGAGACCCACAAGGGGAAAGGCTTTTTTGCTTGGAAAACCTTTTGATGATATTGTCATTAAATCAAAAATAGGCTATCTTCCTGAAAATTTTAAATACCCTGACTGGATGACAGCTTATGAAGTTATGGAATTCCACTGCCAGCTTTTAAAAATGAAAAACTACAAAAATGAGATTTATTCTCTACTTGAGAAGGTAGGAATAATTGAGCACAAAGACAAAAAGATAAGGTTGTTTAGCAAAGGAATGCAACAGAGGCTTGGACTTGCCGTCAGTATGCTAAATAGACCAGAGATAATATTCTTAGATGAGCCAACCTCTGCACTTGACCCAATTGGCAGAATTGATGTGAGAAATATAATAATCGAACTAAAAAACCAAGGAACAACAGTTTTTTTAAACTCACACCTTTTGTCTGAGGTCGAAAAGGTTTGCGACAAGGTTGCTATTATTAACAACGGCTATATTGTTGCAATGGGAACAATTGATGAGCTGACAAGAAAAGCTTTAAAGGTAACTTTTGTGTTAGATAAAGTGGACAGCAAATTATTTGAGATTATAAGTTTGAAAAATATAAATATCTTGAATCATTCGCAAACTACTTTAGAGTTAGAACTTTCGTCACATGAAGATGTACCCATCCTTGTTGAAGAATTTGTGAGAAGTGGTTATAAGATATATGAGGTTAAAAAATCACAAGAACTTGAAAATGTGTTCTTACAGGTTATAGGAGAGGGGTATTTTGATGTTGGCAATAATAAGATACTCTTTTAA
- a CDS encoding glycosyl hydrolase, whose product MKISKSIKEAMLKGIKIIKEHISGEDIYSALPESDKFEIEFCIEIEKSGYYNLYLKSKIEKYAMAVYLVDIDGLCYGDVRLNSESSEVSKVKIGRVFLESGQKKIKIYAGWGMAQVYGIEVEKTDFQGGIPSFELANKNASDKCKILMEYFSEIYGKAIVAGQHTNTAVGPEIAYLEYQTGKKPALRGFDFLGYTKHTITDNMTYDAMFEVMMNRGSVEEAIKWHKEFGGIVTFCWHWFSPTGGSDKTFYTKNTDFDIEAALCPNTKENKLLMEDIYEIGKWLKIMADADVPVIFRPLHEADGRWFWWGAKGSEAYKRLYYLLYDVYTNCFKLNNLIWVWNAPHPDWRIEKDYYDVAGVDFYAPPQNYGPLSFWYDYVYELTEAKKPIALTENGPIPDPDVLQNTKTYWLWFMPWWGGFTTDGKINSFEHLKKVYSHPYVITLDRFDLFRG is encoded by the coding sequence ATGAAAATAAGCAAGAGTATAAAAGAAGCAATGTTAAAGGGAATAAAAATTATTAAAGAACATATTAGCGGGGAAGATATTTATAGTGCTTTGCCTGAATCAGACAAGTTTGAAATTGAGTTTTGCATAGAAATAGAAAAAAGTGGTTATTACAATCTTTATTTAAAATCCAAAATAGAAAAGTACGCAATGGCTGTTTATCTTGTGGATATAGATGGATTGTGTTATGGCGATGTTAGATTGAATTCTGAATCAAGTGAAGTTTCAAAAGTGAAGATTGGGAGGGTTTTCTTAGAAAGCGGTCAGAAAAAAATCAAAATTTATGCTGGATGGGGAATGGCTCAAGTATATGGGATTGAAGTTGAAAAAACAGATTTTCAAGGTGGTATTCCTTCATTTGAGCTTGCAAACAAAAATGCCTCCGATAAATGCAAAATCTTAATGGAATATTTTTCGGAAATTTATGGCAAGGCAATTGTTGCTGGCCAGCACACAAACACAGCAGTAGGACCAGAAATTGCATATTTAGAATATCAAACAGGCAAAAAGCCAGCTCTTCGTGGCTTCGATTTTCTCGGCTATACAAAACACACCATTACTGATAATATGACATATGATGCAATGTTTGAAGTTATGATGAATAGGGGTTCTGTTGAAGAAGCAATTAAATGGCACAAAGAGTTTGGAGGAATTGTGACATTTTGCTGGCATTGGTTCTCTCCAACAGGAGGCAGCGACAAGACTTTTTATACCAAAAACACCGATTTTGACATAGAGGCTGCTCTTTGTCCTAATACTAAAGAAAACAAGCTGCTGATGGAGGACATATATGAAATTGGCAAGTGGCTAAAAATCATGGCAGATGCAGATGTGCCTGTTATTTTCAGACCTCTTCATGAAGCTGATGGCAGATGGTTCTGGTGGGGAGCAAAAGGGTCTGAAGCCTACAAAAGGCTTTACTATCTTTTGTATGATGTGTATACTAATTGCTTTAAGCTAAACAATCTTATATGGGTTTGGAATGCACCACATCCTGATTGGAGAATAGAAAAAGACTACTATGATGTTGCAGGGGTTGATTTTTATGCCCCACCCCAAAACTATGGTCCTCTTTCGTTTTGGTATGATTATGTTTATGAGCTGACAGAAGCTAAAAAACCCATAGCTTTGACAGAAAACGGACCAATCCCTGACCCAGATGTTTTGCAAAATACAAAAACTTATTGGCTTTGGTTTATGCCTTGGTGGGGTGGATTTACAACTGATGGCAAGATAAATTCATTTGAACATCTGAAAAAGGTTTATAGTCATCCTTATGTAATAACACTTGATAGATTCGACTTGTTTAGAGGATGA
- a CDS encoding flavin reductase, giving the protein MAHKTISIEKLIFNPFTLIGNEWMLITAGNINSFNTMTASWGSLGYMWARPIASCVIRPQRFTRKFVEENEFFTLSFFNEEYRSALEICGKYSGKDVNKPEMAKLTPKEDEELKTVFFEQANLVLICKKIYFQDIIPENFLDKSIDNFYPAKDYHRMFIGEIVKVLKKER; this is encoded by the coding sequence ATGGCACACAAGACAATCTCAATAGAAAAGCTAATCTTCAACCCTTTTACTTTGATAGGAAATGAGTGGATGCTTATCACAGCAGGCAACATCAATTCCTTTAACACAATGACTGCAAGCTGGGGAAGCTTAGGCTACATGTGGGCAAGACCTATTGCATCTTGTGTCATAAGACCACAGAGATTCACAAGAAAGTTTGTTGAGGAAAACGAATTTTTCACATTATCATTTTTTAATGAGGAGTACAGATCAGCTCTTGAAATCTGCGGCAAATACTCTGGCAAAGATGTTAATAAGCCCGAGATGGCAAAGCTCACTCCCAAAGAAGATGAAGAGCTCAAAACAGTGTTTTTTGAACAGGCTAATCTCGTTTTGATTTGCAAAAAGATTTATTTTCAAGATATAATCCCTGAGAACTTTCTGGACAAAAGCATTGACAATTTTTACCCTGCAAAAGATTATCATAGAATGTTTATTGGGGAGATTGTCAAAGTGCTAAAGAAGGAGAGATAA
- a CDS encoding anti-sigma factor family protein, with amino-acid sequence MCYSEGKLQELIDGVLSKEESLQVKKHLLVCRKCRKLYNELKKTNEFVSMKIQKVLNSTANNKKGGLLGMLNKNRKVVLTATLAVIFLVSIIFTPFGKALSDALRIFRASSVEPIAITISDLQEIESKLQQINANSTIDLKQFGKIQFKSSENHSIYVESLNSAEFESAKNIFKKYNITPDEIAYLWQKENIKSMMINENPNIELEFRLDIDKVNQLLKSLGSKTLLPQALDQKEFVLTMEGALNLMFYPVKNSEESKKSTVYMIPSLEIGIVKVPKLTTPVELDKVKIYETIANLPFVPNNIRSQLLSIKDPLSTLPIPVNKDEYDYKKVSIAGNDGLIVYHKNNPNDSTIVWVDGNNSVKYIKAESASEQKLLELANLLK; translated from the coding sequence ATGTGCTATAGCGAAGGAAAGCTCCAAGAGCTCATTGATGGGGTACTTTCTAAAGAAGAAAGTTTGCAAGTCAAAAAACATCTTCTTGTGTGCAGAAAATGCAGAAAACTCTACAATGAACTGAAGAAAACAAATGAGTTTGTATCTATGAAAATCCAAAAAGTACTTAATTCAACCGCAAATAATAAAAAGGGAGGGTTATTGGGTATGCTTAATAAAAATAGAAAAGTTGTTCTTACAGCAACATTAGCAGTTATTTTTTTAGTCAGCATAATATTTACACCTTTTGGAAAGGCTTTGTCGGATGCCTTGAGGATTTTCAGAGCATCGTCTGTTGAGCCAATTGCAATTACTATTTCTGATCTTCAGGAAATTGAAAGCAAGCTGCAGCAGATTAACGCTAATTCTACAATTGATTTAAAACAGTTTGGAAAAATCCAATTCAAAAGTTCAGAAAATCACAGCATATATGTGGAATCATTAAACTCAGCTGAATTTGAATCTGCAAAGAATATCTTTAAAAAATACAATATAACCCCCGATGAAATAGCTTATCTTTGGCAAAAAGAAAATATCAAAAGCATGATGATAAATGAAAATCCAAATATAGAATTAGAATTCAGACTTGACATTGACAAAGTAAACCAGCTCTTAAAATCACTTGGATCTAAAACCCTGCTACCTCAAGCACTTGACCAAAAAGAGTTTGTGCTTACCATGGAAGGTGCACTTAATTTAATGTTCTACCCTGTAAAAAATTCTGAAGAGTCCAAAAAATCTACTGTATATATGATACCTTCATTAGAAATAGGAATTGTAAAAGTTCCAAAGTTAACAACCCCAGTTGAATTAGATAAGGTTAAAATATATGAAACAATAGCAAACTTACCATTTGTTCCAAACAATATAAGGTCTCAGCTTCTTTCAATCAAAGACCCTCTTTCAACACTCCCTATTCCTGTGAATAAAGATGAATACGATTATAAGAAAGTCAGTATTGCAGGCAATGACGGACTGATCGTTTACCATAAAAACAATCCTAATGATAGCACTATTGTATGGGTAGACGGCAATAATAGTGTAAAATATATTAAAGCAGAGTCTGCTTCTGAGCAAAAACTTCTTGAACTTGCAAATTTGCTAAAATAA
- a CDS encoding ABC transporter permease, with protein sequence MLAIIRYSFKELLRKKIFLITIVMSVAFLFLYSWGLKEIAENLKQQKGMMTFAMQQVTVFSSLGFYFSHLMVAFLVVFATSGIISSEIENYNVHTIIVRPIPRWKYVLARYSGALIFINLYSTAIFFSIYTINKTLGFSIEHPISQVVLGWLLFELIAIVLLTVTTFFSTSFSTLATGILVVLLFGFAMIGGFLEQIGYAIANSSDASTTLQTIGIVSSLILPTDNIYREMANILFKSNLIDFSTIDPFAGISKNSVYMKIYWFTYIFILLFLSVKKFGKKDLT encoded by the coding sequence ATGTTGGCAATAATAAGATACTCTTTTAAAGAACTTTTGAGAAAGAAGATATTTTTGATTACAATTGTGATGTCTGTAGCTTTTTTGTTTCTATACAGTTGGGGGTTAAAAGAAATAGCAGAAAATCTAAAACAGCAAAAAGGCATGATGACATTTGCAATGCAGCAGGTTACTGTATTTTCATCGCTTGGTTTTTACTTTTCACACCTGATGGTTGCTTTTTTGGTTGTGTTTGCAACATCAGGGATAATTTCGTCTGAGATTGAAAATTACAATGTGCACACAATCATTGTTCGCCCAATTCCACGGTGGAAATATGTGTTGGCAAGGTACTCAGGTGCCTTGATTTTTATAAATTTATATTCAACTGCAATATTTTTTAGCATATATACTATTAACAAGACATTAGGATTTTCTATTGAGCACCCGATATCACAGGTAGTTTTGGGATGGCTTTTGTTTGAATTAATTGCTATTGTGCTTTTGACAGTTACAACATTCTTCAGCACATCGTTCTCAACCCTTGCAACTGGGATACTTGTTGTACTCCTGTTTGGATTTGCAATGATAGGAGGTTTTTTGGAGCAGATTGGCTATGCAATAGCAAATTCTTCAGATGCCTCAACAACACTTCAAACAATAGGTATTGTATCAAGCTTGATTTTGCCAACCGACAACATCTACCGCGAAATGGCAAACATTCTTTTTAAATCTAATTTGATTGACTTTTCAACCATAGACCCATTTGCAGGTATATCAAAAAATAGCGTCTACATGAAAATATATTGGTTTACTTATATTTTTATTTTGCTATTCTTGAGTGTTAAAAAGTTTGGAAAAAAGGATTTAACATAA
- a CDS encoding sigma-70 family RNA polymerase sigma factor: MLNYLTFMLKTSKEAEDIAQEVFYKLIKNPPREDNIQGWLITVAKNLAINYLKSQKRISIGEKYLLCSQTPQDEIEILQVKMTLEKLPEEQRDLLILKYSGYTYEEIAKIMNINPNSVGTMIARAQRKFRKIYEEGEGE, encoded by the coding sequence GTGCTAAATTACCTGACATTCATGTTGAAGACTTCAAAAGAGGCAGAAGACATTGCGCAGGAAGTTTTCTACAAGCTCATTAAAAATCCCCCTCGCGAGGATAATATTCAAGGATGGCTTATTACTGTTGCAAAAAACCTTGCAATAAACTACTTAAAATCGCAAAAGAGAATTTCTATCGGAGAAAAGTATCTGCTCTGCTCTCAAACCCCACAAGATGAGATTGAAATACTTCAGGTCAAAATGACACTTGAAAAGCTGCCTGAGGAACAAAGAGACCTGCTAATTTTGAAATACTCTGGATATACATATGAAGAGATAGCAAAGATTATGAATATAAACCCGAATTCTGTCGGCACTATGATTGCAAGAGCTCAAAGAAAGTTCAGAAAAATCTATGAAGAGGGGGAAGGAGAGTGA